A single Ktedonobacteraceae bacterium DNA region contains:
- a CDS encoding cyclase family protein has translation MKPIDLSNMQVIDLSQNWDVNTPSFATYEGPTVKWIKRPAFEKVGGQFISSTLHVGTHLDAPLHFITNGQDIGSIPLSKLVGPGVVVDLEAMGLGDFDIYTSEHFEEWERKTGLRIEPGDIVVVHTGYHKYYQSNWYGECEPNEIRYFNMHPGPTREFVDWTLKRQISWFAIDASSMDHPMNTVLRTVRADLAAKCAKKHGKPLEEIWPDDDLQLMHYQLFPHGVFHVENAGGMIDEVLDQRLWIGCFPWKFNMGEAAFCRLVAFVAKE, from the coding sequence ATGAAGCCGATTGATTTGAGTAACATGCAGGTGATTGACCTGTCGCAGAACTGGGATGTCAATACGCCCTCGTTCGCGACCTATGAGGGGCCTACGGTCAAGTGGATTAAACGGCCCGCTTTTGAAAAGGTGGGCGGACAATTTATTTCTTCCACGCTGCACGTGGGCACGCACCTGGATGCTCCGCTGCACTTTATTACCAATGGGCAGGATATCGGGAGCATTCCGTTGAGCAAGCTGGTGGGGCCGGGAGTGGTGGTGGACCTGGAGGCGATGGGCCTGGGCGACTTTGATATTTATACGTCCGAACACTTCGAGGAATGGGAACGCAAGACGGGACTGCGCATTGAGCCGGGCGATATTGTGGTGGTGCATACTGGCTACCACAAATATTATCAGAGCAACTGGTACGGCGAGTGCGAGCCAAACGAGATTCGCTATTTCAATATGCATCCCGGCCCAACACGCGAGTTCGTGGATTGGACCTTGAAACGCCAGATCTCCTGGTTTGCCATCGACGCCAGTTCGATGGATCATCCCATGAACACCGTTTTGCGCACGGTACGCGCGGACCTGGCGGCCAAGTGCGCCAAAAAGCATGGGAAGCCTTTGGAAGAAATCTGGCCCGATGATGACCTGCAGTTGATGCATTACCAGTTGTTCCCTCATGGCGTCTTCCACGTGGAAAATGCCGGTGGTATGATTGATGAAGTACTGGATCAGCGCCTGTGGATTGGCTGCTTCCCCTGGAAGTTCAATATGGGCGAGGCAGCGTTTTGTCGCCTGGTTGCGTTCGTAGCCAAAGAGTAA
- a CDS encoding tetratricopeptide repeat protein: MHKEKRGKKILQPYHYSRMSIHTTTPPATDPPHILQRADEVRTVLRMLRERGTSVTILTGDPGAGKSVLAALVYRSLEAGAQAEPSPLQHFVWLRIGPNATLPDIIAAILDRLDTIFDGATHAGMNENGKVDARMPGGASAAERQIGMLMERLRHSSEGVLIVLDQFDDLLDAGHFQEPVGRGAVSHFLRALREDLGASRFLLTSHHSPYGSTNGESARVRSYLVSRVSIPEGVALLQQRGVVGTHQQLSLVWQRCAGHVYALVLFSTLSTLSGFALSYLLDSPDYAQMWRGEVTLNLLAAAAYFLNPVQRGLLRTLCLFTEPVAIDGILAAMMGENSAIHENNTGKNVFAQELAALENLGLVQQLPIESGLLGNGQSSRYILHVLVRQFMMAHYLDDNTERRSGNSTTALGVAILPDLTPNNPQALEVALAAGHIRVAASYARRARSLCPPRASRSGFQDIEPLLARIVHLCLGWRWQEAYECMQAEGLHECLLQWGAWNTLIRLYTAMVPPYGILTRRDEGQVRSHLGFLYGRVGDYPQSQAYYEQALAIQREVSDRHGEAVTLANQGEIFREQGEAQLARANFEQALTLNEQEDDPHLKSVLLHNLGLLAQHEKDYARAFQHYVDALKLAHSSQEQFHQGTILTNMGMLLYEQGRVTEALKLLSRALRLRLSLQDPGAGSVMLFLNTLEQKMGTEAFARLSQG; this comes from the coding sequence ATGCATAAAGAGAAAAGGGGAAAGAAGATCTTGCAGCCGTATCACTACTCAAGGATGAGTATCCACACAACAACACCTCCTGCCACCGATCCTCCACACATATTGCAGCGGGCCGACGAGGTTCGCACGGTTCTGCGTATGCTCAGAGAGCGTGGAACCAGCGTCACAATCCTTACAGGCGATCCCGGCGCGGGCAAATCAGTGCTGGCAGCGCTCGTCTACCGTTCACTGGAGGCCGGGGCACAGGCAGAGCCATCTCCTTTACAGCACTTTGTCTGGTTACGTATTGGACCCAATGCCACATTGCCGGACATTATCGCAGCTATCCTGGATCGGCTCGATACCATATTTGATGGCGCAACACACGCGGGAATGAATGAGAATGGGAAAGTAGATGCACGGATGCCAGGTGGAGCAAGCGCTGCTGAGCGGCAAATTGGAATGCTTATGGAGAGGCTGCGTCACTCGAGCGAGGGCGTTCTTATCGTGCTGGATCAATTCGACGACTTGCTTGACGCGGGCCACTTCCAGGAACCGGTGGGACGCGGCGCCGTCTCGCATTTCCTGCGGGCGCTGCGGGAAGACCTGGGAGCCAGCCGCTTTCTTTTGACGAGCCATCATTCACCCTACGGTTCAACGAATGGCGAGTCCGCGCGGGTACGTTCGTATCTCGTCTCAAGAGTAAGCATTCCAGAGGGCGTAGCGCTGCTTCAACAGCGGGGAGTTGTGGGAACGCACCAGCAGTTATCGCTCGTCTGGCAGCGCTGCGCCGGGCATGTCTATGCCCTGGTACTGTTCAGCACGCTCTCTACCCTGAGTGGTTTTGCCCTGAGCTACCTGCTCGACTCGCCCGATTATGCCCAGATGTGGCGCGGAGAGGTCACGCTCAACCTGCTTGCTGCCGCGGCATATTTTCTCAATCCGGTCCAACGCGGGCTCTTGCGCACGCTCTGCCTGTTCACCGAACCGGTCGCAATAGATGGCATCCTGGCAGCTATGATGGGGGAAAATAGCGCGATACATGAGAATAATACAGGCAAGAATGTTTTCGCGCAAGAACTGGCAGCGCTGGAGAACCTTGGGCTGGTTCAACAGCTCCCAATTGAAAGCGGCCTGCTGGGAAATGGTCAATCTAGTCGTTATATCTTGCACGTGCTTGTGCGGCAATTCATGATGGCTCATTACCTCGATGATAATACAGAGCGTCGTAGCGGGAATAGTACGACAGCGCTCGGAGTTGCGATACTGCCAGATTTGACGCCAAACAATCCGCAGGCGCTGGAAGTTGCCCTGGCGGCCGGCCACATACGCGTAGCCGCTTCTTACGCCAGACGCGCGCGAAGTCTCTGCCCACCGCGCGCGTCAAGGAGCGGCTTTCAGGACATTGAACCGTTGTTGGCCCGGATTGTCCACTTATGCCTGGGCTGGCGCTGGCAGGAGGCCTATGAGTGCATGCAGGCGGAGGGGTTGCACGAATGCCTGCTGCAATGGGGTGCGTGGAATACATTGATTCGTTTGTATACGGCAATGGTACCGCCCTATGGCATCCTGACTCGTCGTGACGAGGGGCAGGTACGGAGCCACCTGGGATTCCTCTATGGACGCGTGGGCGACTATCCACAGAGCCAGGCTTATTATGAGCAGGCCCTGGCAATTCAGCGCGAGGTGAGTGATCGCCACGGAGAGGCTGTGACGCTGGCAAATCAAGGCGAAATCTTCCGCGAACAGGGAGAAGCGCAGCTGGCACGAGCTAACTTCGAGCAGGCGCTTACACTGAACGAACAGGAAGATGATCCGCACCTGAAAAGCGTTTTATTACATAACCTGGGACTGCTGGCGCAGCACGAAAAAGATTATGCGCGGGCATTCCAGCATTATGTGGATGCATTGAAGCTGGCCCATAGCTCGCAAGAACAATTTCACCAGGGGACGATCCTTACCAATATGGGGATGCTGCTTTACGAGCAGGGCCGTGTCACCGAGGCTCTGAAGTTGCTATCCAGGGCATTACGCCTGCGCCTATCCTTACAGGACCCCGGCGCGGGGTCCGTCATGCTTTTTCTTAACACACTTGAGCAAAAGATGGGTACAGAAGCTTTCGCGCGCCTGAGCCAGGGATAA
- the fmt gene encoding methionyl-tRNA formyltransferase gives MLRIIYMGTPEFAVPPLEALIEHAAPGKVLPGGYEIVTVITRTDKPAGRGKAIVYSPVKQAAIAHGIPVWQPGSLKKPENIAKLAAYKADLYIVAAFGQILPQAVLDQPKYGTLNIHASLLPKYRGVSPISEAILQGDAETGVTIMLIDAGVDTGPILLARSIPIAEDETTGSLADKLSRLGAGALLEAIPLWIQGKIAPQPQDEQKASHTHMLRKEDGEIAWERPAAVLAREVRAYNPWPGSYTHWRGRLLKIITARAQALEPGEEVAPGTVTSRKEAGHEVLAIVTGSGFLEVERLQPEGKRAMSAEEFLRGYPQIVGEVLG, from the coding sequence ATGTTGCGTATCATTTACATGGGAACACCCGAATTTGCCGTACCTCCCTTGGAGGCTCTGATCGAACACGCGGCGCCGGGAAAGGTGCTTCCGGGGGGCTACGAAATCGTCACCGTCATTACGCGCACTGATAAACCTGCCGGTCGCGGCAAAGCAATCGTTTATTCGCCGGTCAAGCAAGCCGCCATAGCGCATGGTATTCCTGTATGGCAGCCGGGATCATTGAAGAAACCGGAGAATATAGCAAAGCTGGCCGCGTATAAGGCAGACCTGTATATTGTTGCCGCGTTCGGCCAGATTCTACCGCAGGCCGTGCTGGATCAACCGAAGTATGGCACGTTGAACATTCACGCCTCCCTATTGCCCAAATATCGTGGCGTCTCTCCCATCTCTGAAGCGATCCTGCAGGGCGACGCGGAAACCGGTGTAACGATCATGCTGATCGACGCGGGCGTCGATACCGGCCCTATCCTGCTCGCCCGCTCTATTCCTATAGCCGAGGATGAGACGACCGGTAGCCTGGCGGATAAATTATCCAGATTGGGGGCCGGGGCGCTGCTCGAAGCTATACCTTTATGGATACAGGGAAAGATTGCGCCGCAGCCACAGGACGAGCAGAAGGCATCGCATACGCATATGCTGCGCAAAGAGGATGGCGAAATAGCATGGGAGCGGCCCGCCGCGGTGCTGGCGCGAGAAGTGCGTGCCTACAATCCCTGGCCCGGCTCCTACACCCACTGGCGAGGCAGGCTCTTGAAAATCATTACGGCGCGTGCCCAGGCACTCGAGCCGGGCGAAGAGGTGGCACCGGGTACCGTCACCTCGCGTAAAGAAGCCGGGCACGAGGTGCTTGCTATCGTTACCGGTTCAGGCTTTCTCGAAGTAGAGCGTCTCCAACCCGAGGGCAAGAGAGCCATGAGCGCGGAAGAATTTCTCCGCGGCTATCCGCAGATCGTGGGAGAGGTATTGGGATAG
- a CDS encoding fused MFS/spermidine synthase, whose product MSTTTRRPRKPQADEGTIASTAGSTLQGWLLILLVFVAGACSLAVELSASRLLAPYFGTSLFVWANLIGLILLYLTIGYYLGGRLADRYPRPATLYSLTIIASFLIGLIPFISRPILLWSQSSFATYSIGVFYGSLVAVILLFAIPMILLGCVSPFAIRLRIEQLGKSGRTAGQLYAISTAGSILGTFLPVLWLIPTIGTYRTFFTFAVSLLLVSILALVVTRLRTPRPGSRKGRIDKSLLSILLLIPMTLSILAIRGPIKPADGSNGGGVLITERESAYNYIQVVQVGEETQLVLNEGVGIHSIYNPYQVLTEGPWDYFMMAPFFNNPPYTWQQVKKVCIIGLGAGTAVREFTAAYGPIPIDGVEIDPTIVSLGRQYFDMNEKNLNVIVQDGRYYLQTTAKKYDVIAIDAYQQPYVPFQLTTKEFFQTVRDHLTPTGTTVINAGRTNKDFRLVEALAQTMRSVFPNVYIIDTQRFENSLIIGTNAHTALSNFATNMKGLDNPILEDVASAAIATGNIREEHYSTVWFTDDRAPVEQLIDSIIFDAVTNPNDK is encoded by the coding sequence ATGTCCACTACCACTCGCCGCCCTCGCAAACCCCAGGCAGATGAAGGGACAATCGCTTCCACGGCCGGTAGCACGCTACAGGGCTGGTTACTCATCCTGCTGGTCTTTGTGGCGGGCGCGTGTTCGCTGGCCGTGGAACTGTCAGCATCGCGTTTACTGGCGCCTTATTTTGGCACCTCGCTCTTCGTGTGGGCTAATCTCATCGGCCTCATTTTGCTCTATCTCACCATCGGCTACTATCTTGGTGGTCGCCTTGCCGACCGCTATCCACGACCGGCCACGCTCTATTCGCTGACAATTATTGCCTCGTTCCTGATCGGACTGATCCCGTTCATCTCGCGTCCCATCCTGCTATGGTCGCAGAGTTCTTTTGCAACTTATTCGATAGGCGTCTTCTATGGCTCGCTGGTCGCTGTGATTCTGCTGTTTGCCATTCCGATGATCCTGCTGGGCTGCGTCTCGCCTTTCGCGATTCGTTTGCGCATCGAACAGTTAGGCAAGTCGGGGCGCACCGCCGGGCAACTCTATGCCATTTCTACCGCGGGCAGCATCCTGGGTACTTTTCTGCCCGTCTTGTGGCTGATACCCACGATTGGCACTTATCGCACCTTCTTCACCTTCGCCGTTTCTCTGCTGCTCGTCTCGATTCTGGCCCTGGTGGTCACGCGGCTCAGGACGCCGCGTCCAGGTTCGAGAAAAGGGCGCATAGACAAAAGTTTGCTCTCGATCTTACTCCTGATCCCGATGACGCTCTCGATTTTAGCCATACGCGGGCCGATCAAGCCTGCCGATGGCAGCAACGGCGGGGGTGTACTGATCACGGAAAGAGAATCGGCTTACAACTATATCCAGGTCGTGCAGGTGGGCGAGGAGACGCAGCTGGTTTTGAACGAGGGCGTCGGCATCCATTCGATCTATAACCCTTATCAAGTTCTGACGGAAGGCCCCTGGGATTACTTCATGATGGCCCCGTTTTTCAACAATCCACCCTATACCTGGCAGCAAGTGAAAAAGGTCTGCATTATCGGACTGGGCGCGGGCACCGCTGTACGTGAATTTACCGCCGCTTATGGGCCGATTCCTATTGATGGCGTTGAGATTGATCCAACCATCGTCAGCCTGGGGCGGCAATATTTTGATATGAACGAGAAGAATCTGAATGTGATCGTACAGGATGGGCGCTATTACCTGCAAACGACCGCGAAAAAGTATGATGTGATCGCTATCGATGCCTACCAGCAGCCCTACGTGCCATTCCAGTTGACAACGAAGGAGTTTTTCCAGACGGTGCGCGATCACCTCACACCTACGGGCACGACGGTCATCAATGCCGGGCGCACAAACAAAGATTTTCGCCTGGTAGAGGCGCTGGCACAAACCATGCGCTCCGTCTTCCCGAATGTCTATATCATCGACACGCAGCGTTTCGAGAACAGCCTCATCATTGGTACGAACGCGCATACCGCGCTCTCTAATTTTGCGACCAACATGAAGGGCCTGGACAATCCTATCCTGGAAGACGTGGCAAGTGCAGCTATCGCCACCGGAAACATACGAGAAGAGCATTACAGCACAGTCTGGTTTACCGATGACCGCGCGCCCGTCGAGCAATTGATCGACTCGATCATTTTCGATGCCGTAACAAATCCTAACGATAAATAA